The proteins below come from a single Deinococcus ruber genomic window:
- a CDS encoding HNH endonuclease, with protein sequence MYLVHRHGLIISFARLTPNILTPSNGGQGYQLVRILSDDGKLYPKVVHRFVAQVFIPNPANKRVVNHINGNKQDNRVENLEWLTHSENNLHAIDTGLKRMRGEDNHMAHLTASDVQRVKELRAAGMVQREIAQIVGCSRQHVAKLLNGSRWGHLEAQA encoded by the coding sequence ATGTACCTTGTCCACCGGCACGGCCTGATCATCTCTTTCGCCCGACTCACGCCCAACATTCTCACTCCAAGCAACGGGGGCCAAGGCTACCAGCTCGTCAGAATCCTCAGCGATGACGGGAAACTTTACCCCAAGGTGGTCCACCGTTTCGTCGCCCAGGTATTCATTCCGAATCCAGCGAACAAGCGCGTCGTCAACCACATCAACGGCAACAAACAGGACAACCGCGTCGAGAACCTTGAGTGGCTCACGCACAGTGAAAACAACCTGCATGCGATTGACACCGGGCTGAAGAGGATGCGCGGCGAAGACAACCATATGGCGCACCTGACGGCTTCAGACGTTCAGCGTGTCAAAGAACTTCGGGCTGCCGGAATGGTACAGCGCGAAATAGCGCAGATCGTCGGCTGCTCCAGACAGCACGTCGCAAAGCTGCTGAATGGAAGCCGCTGGGGACACTTGGAGGCCCAGGCATGA
- a CDS encoding single-stranded DNA-binding protein, translating to MSITLHFTGPLGTSITVDLTNESEVIPTLRRLGKQGWTSGNIPAGGLVLPLAMADNFDWSLIGAHPYTNSDGESCVMYRGHSYKRRDLDEVDTKKLRLPRITKFSRGAKPTDPAHLKEGEDGGVQYVTLISFKGAGRVIEAYLNPDNRTRQHEQQASQEVPDVLRKDLVHRLNAVLKTKRLSMADVLREQGVQMLVQVDDLALAQIVARLEQA from the coding sequence ATGAGCATCACACTCCACTTCACGGGGCCACTCGGCACCAGCATTACCGTCGATCTCACCAACGAAAGCGAAGTCATACCCACCCTGCGCCGCCTCGGCAAGCAGGGCTGGACCAGTGGCAACATTCCCGCAGGCGGGCTGGTACTGCCCCTGGCAATGGCCGACAACTTTGACTGGTCATTGATCGGTGCACATCCCTACACCAATAGCGACGGCGAATCCTGCGTCATGTATCGCGGGCACAGCTATAAGCGCCGTGATTTGGATGAAGTCGATACCAAGAAACTCCGTCTCCCCCGCATCACCAAATTTAGCCGGGGCGCGAAACCTACCGACCCCGCGCACCTGAAGGAAGGCGAGGACGGCGGCGTGCAGTATGTGACGTTGATCAGCTTCAAGGGCGCTGGGCGCGTGATCGAAGCGTATCTGAATCCGGACAACCGGACCAGACAGCATGAGCAGCAGGCCAGCCAGGAAGTGCCGGACGTGCTGCGGAAAGACCTCGTTCACCGCCTGAACGCCGTTCTGAAGACCAAGCGGCTGAGCATGGCCGACGTGCTGCGCGAGCAGGGCGTGCAGATGCTGGTGCAGGTGGATGACCTGGCCCTGGCACAGATCGTGGCGCGGCTGGAACAGGCATGA
- a CDS encoding HEAT repeat domain-containing protein, protein MDNEPRRADGTHLLDDRSRLRILEMLKVHMQLDPGLFHSNLEFPDLELLEREFNQHWEEALCFINSFDDDEIFPFLHDIFLKSDDPWSSGQALEAMVQLPHHDTLGLLADLLHDAQPERRWVACSMLAQRRGPDVTRLLCNSLLQDPDPDVRFSAAEALATAGDETAFPALEDAERYDSGKDYEGWPIARAARAAIDVITVTLQQSQTPGAEA, encoded by the coding sequence ATGGACAATGAACCAAGACGCGCCGACGGGACGCACCTTCTGGACGACAGGAGTCGACTCCGTATCCTTGAGATGCTGAAAGTGCACATGCAGCTTGACCCAGGTCTTTTTCATAGCAATCTGGAATTTCCTGACCTGGAACTCCTTGAACGGGAGTTCAATCAGCATTGGGAAGAAGCACTCTGCTTCATCAATTCATTTGACGATGATGAAATTTTCCCGTTCCTACACGACATTTTTTTGAAGAGCGATGATCCTTGGTCGAGCGGTCAAGCGTTGGAGGCGATGGTGCAGTTGCCTCACCACGATACCTTGGGTCTTCTCGCTGACCTACTTCATGACGCTCAACCTGAGAGGCGTTGGGTAGCCTGCTCGATGTTGGCTCAACGGCGAGGTCCTGACGTGACGCGCCTGTTATGTAACAGCCTGTTGCAGGATCCTGATCCGGATGTGCGGTTTAGTGCAGCGGAGGCGTTGGCAACAGCGGGAGACGAAACGGCGTTCCCTGCTCTTGAGGACGCTGAACGGTACGACTCGGGTAAGGATTATGAAGGCTGGCCGATTGCGAGAGCAGCCCGCGCTGCGATCGACGTCATCACGGTGACTTTGCAGCAGTCCCAGACACCGGGAGCGGAGGCATGA
- a CDS encoding fatty acyl-AMP ligase produces the protein MPTDQRSAPPPWVTLVDLLEGCAQATPDQGLIYLADGEHQEVRLSYRALQQQAKALAATLQQRFQPGDRAVLLFGEGLDLVTAFFGTLYAGMAVVLLTPPRPGQPVDDLTSLMTDAQPSVLLTTAGLHPFLQPLLAAAFNSALPVVTTDAADHPDPSQWQSPALASEDLAALLYTSGSTSQPRGVKMTHGQLMLRLRGLADILRDVDTAGFSVNWLPMQHLSGLFGSVLQPMYMNVQPVVLPASKVIAKPVRWLEAMTRFGAASSGAPNFAFQMCLDRIRPEECQDLDLSRWNIAITGAEMVRSETLEQFAHTYAPFGFRRQAYHTTYGLSEAQATFDIRDNANRPSTLHIDTDALEQGQVIEVGAGNGRVLVGCGQTLPGQEVIIVDAETRQLMPPTHVGEIWIRGPQVADGYWQQPEATQQTFQAHLSDGTGPYLRSGDMGFFHGQDLYITGRLKEMVIIRGKNFYAVDLELAAEKAHPALLPASSAAFSIPVNGEEQLVLIHEVRAGQTNMDVGKISSAVRRLIGEHYALPVHSVVVVEAGSIPRTGSGKIRRAHARTLFLAELEGAASGE, from the coding sequence ATGCCCACCGATCAGCGTTCAGCGCCGCCCCCCTGGGTGACCCTTGTCGATCTCTTGGAGGGGTGCGCGCAAGCCACACCCGATCAAGGCCTGATCTATTTGGCGGACGGTGAACATCAGGAAGTGCGGCTCAGCTACCGCGCGTTGCAGCAACAGGCCAAAGCGTTGGCTGCTACGCTCCAGCAACGGTTTCAACCCGGCGACCGCGCCGTCCTGCTGTTCGGAGAGGGCCTCGATCTTGTCACGGCTTTCTTCGGCACCCTCTACGCTGGAATGGCAGTCGTGTTACTGACGCCGCCGCGTCCAGGACAGCCTGTGGATGACCTCACGTCCTTGATGACCGATGCTCAGCCCAGCGTCCTGCTCACGACCGCAGGCCTCCACCCCTTCCTGCAACCCCTGCTGGCCGCCGCCTTCAACTCAGCGCTCCCGGTGGTCACGACAGATGCTGCTGATCATCCCGATCCCTCACAGTGGCAGTCCCCTGCGCTCGCGAGTGAGGACCTGGCAGCTCTGTTGTATACCTCCGGCTCAACGAGTCAGCCGCGGGGCGTCAAGATGACGCACGGCCAACTCATGCTCCGCCTCAGGGGCTTGGCCGACATCTTACGGGACGTGGACACGGCCGGATTCAGCGTCAACTGGCTGCCGATGCAGCATCTCTCGGGGCTGTTCGGAAGCGTCCTCCAACCGATGTACATGAACGTCCAGCCGGTCGTCCTGCCTGCCTCGAAGGTCATCGCGAAACCTGTGCGGTGGCTTGAGGCGATGACCCGCTTTGGCGCCGCTTCCAGTGGTGCGCCTAACTTCGCGTTCCAGATGTGCCTCGATCGGATTCGCCCAGAGGAGTGCCAGGACCTAGATTTGAGTCGCTGGAATATTGCGATTACGGGGGCGGAAATGGTTCGGAGCGAAACGCTTGAGCAATTCGCCCACACCTATGCCCCGTTCGGGTTCCGGCGGCAGGCGTATCACACCACGTACGGCCTTTCGGAAGCGCAGGCAACCTTCGATATTCGTGACAACGCGAACAGGCCGAGCACGTTACATATCGATACCGACGCGCTGGAGCAGGGTCAGGTCATTGAAGTAGGCGCTGGAAACGGGCGCGTGTTGGTTGGCTGTGGGCAGACCCTGCCTGGGCAGGAAGTCATCATTGTCGATGCTGAGACACGTCAGCTAATGCCACCGACACACGTTGGGGAAATCTGGATTCGAGGGCCACAGGTTGCCGATGGGTACTGGCAACAGCCCGAAGCCACCCAGCAGACGTTTCAGGCGCACCTCAGTGACGGAACCGGACCGTACTTGCGTTCCGGTGATATGGGCTTCTTCCACGGACAGGATCTCTACATCACGGGCCGACTGAAAGAGATGGTGATCATTCGCGGGAAGAACTTCTACGCGGTGGATCTGGAGCTCGCGGCGGAGAAGGCCCATCCGGCGCTTCTTCCAGCGAGTAGCGCCGCATTTTCTATCCCTGTCAACGGTGAAGAGCAGCTGGTGCTGATTCACGAAGTTCGTGCCGGGCAGACGAACATGGATGTCGGAAAGATAAGCTCAGCCGTGAGACGGTTGATTGGGGAACACTATGCTCTGCCAGTCCACAGTGTGGTTGTCGTCGAAGCTGGGAGTATTCCGAGGACAGGGAGTGGGAAGATTCGGCGGGCACACGCCCGTACCCTCTTTCTTGCAGAGTTGGAGGGTGCAGCATCTGGTGAATGA
- a CDS encoding PadR family transcriptional regulator: MKAQEQLRMLVLAVLERQPEHGYAIAQAIKARSEGLLTAKEGTLYPLLHALEASQFIQSSEQEVGGRIRREYRLTEKGQKELVRLRTDWKTQIHAVGAVLGSQA; the protein is encoded by the coding sequence ATGAAAGCTCAGGAGCAACTCCGCATGCTGGTGCTGGCGGTGCTGGAACGCCAGCCAGAGCACGGGTACGCCATTGCCCAGGCAATCAAGGCCCGCAGCGAAGGGCTGTTGACGGCCAAGGAAGGCACGCTCTATCCCCTGCTGCACGCCTTAGAAGCCAGTCAGTTCATTCAGAGCAGCGAGCAGGAAGTCGGCGGGCGCATCCGCCGGGAATACCGCCTGACAGAGAAAGGGCAAAAGGAGCTGGTCCGCTTGCGAACAGACTGGAAGACGCAGATCCACGCGGTGGGGGCCGTATTGGGGAGTCAGGCATGA
- a CDS encoding ester cyclase yields the protein MDHEHMRTIIRRENEAMWHESNPDALQESSHDHRVTHTETYGDIVGHDAHGHLAKQYLAAFSDHHMRIDHLVIEGDHAAYRITHQVKHTGTFLGIEPTGKDLKLVMSYFVRFEGDKIAESWTMTDNLLFLKQLGVEVPLSSKT from the coding sequence ATGGATCACGAACACATGCGCACCATCATCCGCCGGGAAAATGAAGCGATGTGGCACGAAAGCAATCCAGACGCTCTCCAGGAGTCCTCCCACGATCATCGCGTGACCCACACCGAGACGTACGGTGACATCGTCGGGCACGATGCCCACGGTCATCTGGCCAAACAGTACCTGGCCGCGTTTAGTGATCACCACATGCGCATCGATCATCTGGTGATCGAAGGTGATCACGCGGCGTACCGCATTACTCACCAAGTCAAGCACACCGGGACGTTCCTGGGCATTGAACCAACCGGAAAGGACCTCAAGCTGGTCATGTCGTATTTTGTTCGCTTCGAGGGCGACAAAATCGCAGAATCGTGGACGATGACAGACAACTTGCTGTTCCTCAAACAACTTGGCGTCGAGGTGCCACTTAGCTCTAAAACCTGA
- a CDS encoding N-6 DNA methylase → MRPWNDLSLTSQPLPEPLCRKAGMSIDAERLPWVRLLKKVAPQNRGLMQTFRTFVGAAACAVAAGQREEEYLSIIRGWSREDLTPFGHVLGQLVLDMEKHEYTDILGPAYEAFEGKGNRQAIGSFYTPDSVANLAARLAVQGMQWPERGPLGIHEPAGGSGAMLLAAVREFRQQGAPPQSIRIQTWDINKLACDMVYLNLTLHGVPAEVVHGDTLRYEKWSVWRNVWYYAAHGWQREAA, encoded by the coding sequence GTGAGGCCCTGGAATGACCTCTCCCTCACCAGCCAGCCGCTGCCCGAGCCGCTGTGCCGGAAGGCAGGCATGAGCATCGACGCCGAGCGCCTCCCCTGGGTGCGGCTGCTGAAGAAGGTCGCGCCGCAGAACCGGGGGCTGATGCAGACCTTTCGGACGTTTGTCGGGGCGGCGGCGTGCGCGGTCGCCGCCGGTCAGCGGGAAGAGGAATACCTGAGCATCATTCGCGGCTGGTCGAGGGAAGATCTGACGCCCTTCGGTCACGTGCTGGGCCAGCTGGTGCTCGACATGGAGAAGCACGAGTACACCGACATCCTCGGCCCGGCCTACGAAGCCTTCGAGGGCAAGGGCAACCGCCAGGCCATCGGCAGTTTCTACACCCCCGACAGCGTGGCGAATCTGGCGGCGCGGCTGGCCGTCCAGGGCATGCAGTGGCCCGAACGTGGGCCGCTGGGCATCCACGAACCCGCAGGCGGCAGCGGCGCCATGCTGCTGGCTGCCGTGCGTGAGTTCCGCCAGCAGGGCGCACCCCCGCAAAGCATCCGCATCCAGACCTGGGACATCAACAAGCTCGCCTGCGACATGGTTTATCTGAATTTGACGCTGCACGGCGTGCCTGCCGAGGTTGTCCACGGCGACACGCTGCGGTACGAGAAATGGAGCGTGTGGCGGAACGTCTGGTACTACGCGGCGCACGGCTGGCAGAGGGAAGCGGCATGA
- a CDS encoding MerR family transcriptional regulator, producing MRGRLIISRFAVLTGLSPKTLRYYDEIDLLCPADVDDLTSYRYYRVAQIDRAVRIRRWRELGLPLDEIRRLLDQPDRQAEVLVRHEKRLSAEIEDRQSSLLTLRTYLKEEPMKYRTEHLPARQTLSIRTRLQPPHYEVIPDALQEVTMYAKARGYQMQRPSFFVHDNHDTGEGSLVEVCVPVVGAVEGDGRIEVRTFEGGMAFIGRFVGPYDKTGTAYAVVVDEAVRRDLRLTGVTAEFYVKSVPDTPNPEAYETDIAFFLEAVDTSQ from the coding sequence ATGCGAGGTCGCCTGATCATCTCCCGGTTTGCCGTCCTGACCGGTCTGTCTCCAAAGACGTTGCGGTACTACGACGAAATCGACCTGCTGTGTCCGGCGGACGTCGACGACCTCACCAGTTACCGCTATTACCGTGTCGCGCAGATCGACCGGGCCGTCCGGATCCGCCGGTGGCGCGAACTGGGCCTGCCGCTGGATGAGATCCGACGGCTGCTCGACCAGCCCGACCGGCAAGCGGAGGTGCTTGTCCGGCACGAGAAACGGTTGAGTGCGGAGATTGAGGACCGGCAGTCCTCGCTGCTGACGTTGCGTACATATCTCAAGGAGGAACCTATGAAGTACCGCACCGAACATCTGCCGGCCCGACAGACACTCAGCATCCGCACGCGTCTCCAACCCCCACACTACGAGGTGATCCCCGATGCCCTGCAGGAAGTGACGATGTACGCGAAGGCCCGAGGCTACCAGATGCAGCGCCCGAGCTTCTTCGTCCACGACAACCACGACACGGGCGAGGGCAGCCTCGTAGAGGTCTGCGTGCCAGTGGTCGGGGCCGTCGAAGGCGACGGCCGTATTGAGGTGAGGACGTTCGAGGGGGGCATGGCGTTCATCGGGCGGTTCGTGGGGCCCTACGACAAGACGGGGACGGCATACGCCGTGGTGGTGGACGAGGCAGTGCGGCGTGACCTCAGGCTCACAGGGGTGACTGCGGAGTTCTACGTGAAGAGCGTTCCGGACACGCCGAATCCCGAGGCGTACGAGACGGACATCGCGTTCTTTCTGGAGGCAGTGGACACGTCACAGTAA
- a CDS encoding helix-turn-helix domain-containing protein — translation MRKRPDKIEESVEVSEARRARLDQLIQERGGMSEVAAASGIDRVHLEKLTTQKPTYRRDILSLRADTIAKLLDALQISDDAAIRELNIPPTHQKRWRTLREAPMGQKARDLTGHIQVLLKEPLAYTLQPGFVLTVDQHNILSGDILTRLNGRILILPADALPEQAEALGQIVLVDTLVRRPVPGP, via the coding sequence ATGCGAAAACGGCCGGATAAAATTGAAGAATCAGTCGAGGTGAGCGAGGCACGCCGCGCCCGACTTGACCAACTGATTCAAGAACGCGGCGGCATGTCCGAGGTTGCAGCAGCGTCCGGTATCGACCGTGTCCATCTAGAAAAACTCACCACCCAGAAACCAACGTACAGACGCGACATTTTGAGTTTGAGAGCGGATACCATCGCCAAGCTGCTTGACGCGCTGCAGATTTCAGATGACGCTGCAATTCGAGAATTGAACATACCGCCGACGCACCAAAAGCGATGGCGAACGCTTCGAGAAGCCCCTATGGGTCAAAAGGCCCGCGATCTTACCGGCCACATTCAGGTCTTGCTCAAAGAGCCGTTGGCGTACACCCTTCAACCTGGGTTTGTTTTGACAGTTGATCAGCACAACATTTTATCTGGCGACATTCTTACTCGCCTGAATGGACGGATACTGATACTACCTGCTGACGCACTGCCTGAGCAGGCAGAAGCATTGGGTCAGATCGTGTTGGTGGATACCTTAGTTCGTCGACCAGTACCTGGGCCCTGA